ACCGACAGAGTTAAGCATATCCCCCTTGCCGATTGGCTGTTTTCATTAACTATAAACTGTAAACTAAGAGCAGGGGGCCTATTGAAAACCCCTTGATTCTCGACAGGAGATTATACATCAAGAAGCTGATCGACGCCACTTCGCTATTTCAAAAACATCGAAGCTTCGTTATGCTTAAAAGGCAGGATCGTCGGCACGAGCGGGGAGCGATATCGAAAGGGGCGTAGAAGCTCCTGTGGCTTTATATAAAAGAAAGAATCTATAAAAGGGGTGGTTGGGTAGGGTCAGTAGAAGAAAATCAATAAGAAATGGGAAGATATAAAGCAGAATGGTAGGAAGAAAAACGTATCATTTCTGCCCAATTCTTGTGCAGTTGTCTGGAAAATTTGGTATAATAGTATTGGTGGGTTGGGGATTTTCCTATCCTCTCCTCTCTCCCTCCGCTCCTCAGCCCACCATTATTCATCTTGCTCAAAGTTTTTGTATTTGACTAATGCTGTGTCACCTGCTATAATGATTTATGTTGTAAGCGCGACGAAAAAACCTAATCATAGAATTTGAATTCTGTGGAGTAAAGGCACTTTACAACGGGGAGGCTGGGTGATGAAAGACTGCATATGCCTGTGCCTCCCCCTTTTTTTTATTAGGTTGATACCTTCTATTTGCTCCCACTGCATTTGCTTTGAGAACCACCACCACAGCGGCATACCCTACAATTACCTGGGACTGATTTTTCCAGAAATTGTTTTTTGATTTGTATGGGAGAAAGCGGTAGAAATGTTTTTTAGGAGCAATAAGAAATGGGACTAACCCAACTTTCGCAGTTGGGTGGGCAAATCGCGATTTCAAAATTATTTTTCCCGCATAATGCTTCAATAATGCCCCAAATGGTCTCAAACCCTGCATGGTGAAGACCTATCCTGTTGCGAGCCAATTTTTCTGACGCCAGACTATCGGCATGTTTGTGAGAAGCTATAAACGCAAAAAGAACGGCAAGTGGCACGAATACTTCAGCGTCGTCGAGAACCGCAGAGTTGCCGACGGCGCGACGGTTCAGCGAACGGTGCTGTATCTGGGCGAAATAACCACCACGCAGCAAGACACATGGCGTAAAACGCTGGAGGTCTTCGATGAGGATACCGGCAAACAGGAGCAAAAGTTACTGTTCGCAGACCATGTCCAAATCGCAGAACGTGATATAGATTCGATAAGGGTAAAGCTTTCCCAGATGCAGTTATACAAGCCTCGCTCGTTCGGTGCCTGCTGGCTGGCCTGCTGGCTTTGGCAAAAGCTCGGACTTGATGAGTTCTGGTCGGGCAGGATTGACGGCGTGCGATCGGACATCCCATGGTCAAAGGTGCTCAAGCTGCTGGTGGTAAATCGTCTCATACATCCGGGCAGCGAGTTTTATCTCCACCGGCAATGGTTTGACAAGACCGCGATGGATGAACTGCTCAATACCGATTATCGCATAGCGGCCAAAGACAGGCTGTATCGGTGTCTCGACAGGATAGTTGAGCATAAGGACCAACTGTGCAGGCATCTCAAATCACGATGGGAAGACATGTTCAGCATTGAATTTGATGTGTTGCTTTATGATCTGACCAGCACATACTTTGAAGGTTTATGCAAACAGAACGCAAAGGCCAGATTCGGATACAGCAGGGACAAACGCCCCGACTGCCGGCAGGTGGTAATAGCACTTATCGTTACGCCTGAAGGTTTTCCAATTGGTTATGAAGTTTTGCCGGGCAATACTCTGGACAAGACCACGTTAGGGTTCTTTCTTAAAAGGTGAACTTTAGCCATTTTAACACGTGTCAGACCTGTTTTCGGCGTATTGGGACTGAATTTTTGGCAACTCGACCGTTCGTGGAGAAGTTGCTGTTAATTGTTAACTACTTGTAAGTAAAGAGTTAAGGTCCATGAATTTTGGCTAAACCGCACTTAAAAGGATAGAATCAATGTATGGCAAGGCGCGCAGGGTATGGGTGATGGATAGAGGTATTCCCACAGAAGAAGTCCTTTGGCAGATGCGTGATGAGAACATACAGTATCTTGTTGGAACTCCGAGAGCTATGCTCAATAAACTTGAAGGAAAGCTGCTCGAGGTGGACTGGAAGCGGGCTAACGACAACGTTATGGTAAAGCTGCTGGCGGAAGATAATGAGCTGTATGTTCTGGCCAAGAGTAAAGACCGCAGGGCTAAGGAACGTGCTATACGCAAGTATAAGCTGCGTAAGTGTTTGCAGGGGCTTGCAAAGCTGCGTAAGAACTGTCGTAATCGCGACAGACTCATGGAGGGGCTTGGAGCATTGAAGCAGCAGGCAGGCAAATCTTCCCGGTGTGTCGATATAACCCTGCCGCCGCAAGGCAGCAGGGTTACAGAGGAGAATTTTACATATCAGTTGAATAGGGATGCTTATAGAAAGATGCTGCTGCGAGATGGCATGTATCTGTTGCGAACCAATATTGCTGAAACGGCCCCGGATGTTATATGGCAAAGGTATGTTCTGCTTACAGAGATTGAGGCGGCATTCAGGTGCTTAAAGAGCGACCTTGCCGTTCGTCCGGTGTATCATCAGCTTGAGCAGAGGGTGGAGGCACATATATTTGTGGCATTTATGGCGTACTGTCTGATGGTTACTCTGCGGCAGAAGCTTCGTGGCTATGCCGATGGCCTGACGGCACAGGATGTGCTCGATAAGCTCGGCTCCATTGTAATGATAGATGTTCGCATACCGACAACCGATGGCCGTATCCTTGAGATGCGCAGGTATAGCCAGCCGGAACTTGAACACAGGATACTACTCGCCAAGCTCAAACTTAATTTGCCCAAACAACCACCGCCGAAGATATACAGCCGACAGCTAAATGACCGGTTTTGTGGTGGAAACTAACCGCCTTGGCGCTGTCAATAACACCGATTTTGATGCCGAACTGCGAAAGTTGGGCTAACAATCCATTATACAATCGAATTCAAAGGCACTGCTAAACAACTCCAAACGAAGTTGGAGAAGGTGAGACAGGCATGTAGGGATTTACCTTTTGAGGAGGTAGGAGAGATAGGGACTGTCAAAATTACTCAAAAGATCATTGATAGTGTTTTCGCTAAATTGTCAAACGATAAGCGGTATAAAAGAAAATCAGGATTACCCGGTAATCGGTTTCTATAATGCCTACGAGCATGTGTACCGCTACACAGACCGCCCACGTTTGCCTACGTTGCAAAAAGTATTTTTATTAGATGTAATATAGCAAGGTATTTAACATTGGTAGTTATAATCGGCGAACGGATAGCTGCTGGTAATTTATCCCAAATAGTGGCAATTTCAGCTAAGTTGGCGGGCAATTGCTGCGGCTTTGCGTGCACGCTCTCTTGACTTACGATGGGCATTGGCACTATGCGTTTTAATTTGTTTTTCTCGTCTTTTATTGAGTCTATCTCTACGTCTTCCCATGAAAAGTTCCTTTCAGTACTTTTACCAAATCTGTCACGCTGTGCCAGGTTTCATGGCAAATAAAGCATTTTCAATATTATTACAGCCTGTCTATAATAAATATACTCGAATTGTA
The sequence above is a segment of the Candidatus Zixiibacteriota bacterium genome. Coding sequences within it:
- a CDS encoding IS1634 family transposase; the encoded protein is MFVRSYKRKKNGKWHEYFSVVENRRVADGATVQRTVLYLGEITTTQQDTWRKTLEVFDEDTGKQEQKLLFADHVQIAERDIDSIRVKLSQMQLYKPRSFGACWLACWLWQKLGLDEFWSGRIDGVRSDIPWSKVLKLLVVNRLIHPGSEFYLHRQWFDKTAMDELLNTDYRIAAKDRLYRCLDRIVEHKDQLCRHLKSRWEDMFSIEFDVLLYDLTSTYFEGLCKQNAKARFGYSRDKRPDCRQVVIALIVTPEGFPIGYEVLPGNTLDKTTLGFFLKR
- a CDS encoding IS1634 family transposase — its product is MYGKARRVWVMDRGIPTEEVLWQMRDENIQYLVGTPRAMLNKLEGKLLEVDWKRANDNVMVKLLAEDNELYVLAKSKDRRAKERAIRKYKLRKCLQGLAKLRKNCRNRDRLMEGLGALKQQAGKSSRCVDITLPPQGSRVTEENFTYQLNRDAYRKMLLRDGMYLLRTNIAETAPDVIWQRYVLLTEIEAAFRCLKSDLAVRPVYHQLEQRVEAHIFVAFMAYCLMVTLRQKLRGYADGLTAQDVLDKLGSIVMIDVRIPTTDGRILEMRRYSQPELEHRILLAKLKLNLPKQPPPKIYSRQLNDRFCGGN